The genomic DNA GAACTTCTCCATACGGCGGCGTTGTCGCCACAACGCAATCGCCAGTGCGACACTGCCGATGAATACGACGCCGGCCAGCAAAACCCAGGCCACCAGCCCGGCGAGGAACAGCCCGACAAGCACCAGCATGCCCGCTATAGCTGTGAGGACACGGGTAATCAGCGACGGGCCCCGGCCCGCCAGTCGGTATTGGTTCATCAGTTAACGATGGCGCCGCACGGGCGTGATTTCAACCAAAATTTATTACCAGTTTTTTCATGCGCTTAAACACTCTTTCTAAAGCTGCCGTCAGGAGCGGAGCAGCCGCGTAATGCCGGCAATCTTCATCTGGCAGGATTCCTGGTCCGTACTGTCTGCCACTGCCGTACGAAAGCTCGACCCGGCCAGCTGCAGATAGAGGTCGCCAAGGTTCTCGTGGGCACAAGTGTAACCGGGCGCAAGCCGGATGGCTTTCTCCAGCTCGGCACGCGCCTGGTCGAGCTCACCGCGCTCTGCCAGCAGCACCGCGAGATTGTTATGCACCTCCGGGACGCCGGCATGATCACGCGCCAGCCGGTCGAAAACGCCAATCGCCTCTTCCTTGCGGCCCAGGTCTGTCAGCAGGCAACCGCGTTCGAACTGCAGGTCAATTTTATCGGGATGTACTTTCAATTCTTCTTCCACGACCGACAGTGCCAGTTTTGGATCATGCTCAAGTCCGGCCGGGTCGACCATGGTGTCGGCCATGGAATCGTTCAGGCGAGCCGTTCCCTGCAGCCGCGTGGCGATTTCGCTGGGCAGGCTGACTACCAGCTCATGCCGGCCTATGCGGATATGATCGCCGGCACCGAGCCGTGCCTGATCCGAAACGCGCTCACCATTGAGGTATGTGCCATTAGTGCTGTTGATATCGGTCAGCCAGTAGCCGCGTTCATCGCGCACGATCAATGCGTGGTGCCGGCTGACATAGGGGCTGTCGATGGGAATCTCGTTCTCGGCATCGCGACCGATCAGCATGCGTTCCAGCTCCAGCGGGTAAATTCCCTGCACTTCACCATCCCGCGAAAGCGTCAGTGCAGGCGTAGCGCTTGCCTTGCTCAGCGAAACCACGCCGCCCTGCCCGGCTCCGGGCCATTCCAGGTCATGTGCCGCCGCGCGCACCTGGCCGGCGGAAACAAGACCCGAACGGGCCTGATTTGCGATGTCCAGGGCGCGATCGCAAAGCTCGTTGATCCTGGCCGGAATACCCCCCGACAGCTGGTGAATGACAGCATAGGCATCGCTGTGGAACACCTGGTCCGGGTCGTCCTGGCCTTCCATGCGCAGCCGGTGCCCGATGTAACCAGCGGTATCCTGGCGCCCCAGCGGTGGCA from Gammaproteobacteria bacterium includes the following:
- a CDS encoding FHA domain-containing protein, with protein sequence MIKLSPAAFRSVPDPALLYLTDQHARALAFLQLAMRMPGCLATIVGEDGCGKTLLSSAAINDAADDLNVIQLDAVGLTENQLLRETLTRLAPDEPGASPLLPGLTTVRSVLAGGRGPVLFLITSAHQLSQEVFQTLQAMSRPEKGRRRRVSIALTGQQGLETLVYTIGWNEMADWKILTAHLPPLGRQDTAGYIGHRLRMEGQDDPDQVFHSDAYAVIHQLSGGIPARINELCDRALDIANQARSGLVSAGQVRAAAHDLEWPGAGQGGVVSLSKASATPALTLSRDGEVQGIYPLELERMLIGRDAENEIPIDSPYVSRHHALIVRDERGYWLTDINSTNGTYLNGERVSDQARLGAGDHIRIGRHELVVSLPSEIATRLQGTARLNDSMADTMVDPAGLEHDPKLALSVVEEELKVHPDKIDLQFERGCLLTDLGRKEEAIGVFDRLARDHAGVPEVHNNLAVLLAERGELDQARAELEKAIRLAPGYTCAHENLGDLYLQLAGSSFRTAVADSTDQESCQMKIAGITRLLRS